The Drosophila nasuta strain 15112-1781.00 chromosome 2R, ASM2355853v1, whole genome shotgun sequence genome segment GAAGTAAAAGGCATTAGCAACAGATTACTGTCAGACTCTGAAGGATTCAGGATTCAGGATTGAGGACACAGCAGGCCCAGCTGGGCTGCCCAGTTGGTCTGCAATTTCCTTCGACAATCTCGGGAGAGAGTCATTAGCAATGTGACCCAGAAATGAACTAAGccacataaaattttatgccgtttgcaataataaatttaattaaaaatttcaaatagacTAAAAGAGGCCAAATGGCGAGACGACACACAACTTGAGACTCGGCTGCAATTGCACAAatataacacacacatacatgaaGTATATTACATACTGAGATTATCCCCAATGACCTGCTGGCTAGAAATTGGAAACTCACGTTTTAAGCCTCAAAGCGGAAGTGGCCAAAAtgcttttcaattaatttttcaattgcgCTTTTCTTGTCTCTcatcgttgtttttttttttctttttgacaGAACTTGCAAgccataaaaatcaattgcCTTCGTTTCTTTTCCCTTGGACTTTTATGAGCGAGTTACTTGCAGTTAATTAGAGATTGAAAGCGCCTCGGCTAATCAACTGAAAGTTGCTCAACCGCCTCAAACTCCAAACTTCAGCGTCCAATTGCCAGAGCAAAGGTGTTGTCTGGCTGTCAAGTAGCTGACGATGGCGGCGTCGATAAGCCAGCTACACCATATTGTAACGGAaatgagaaaaagaaaaaagcgtgaagaaaagaaaagaaaactcaggCGTAGACAGACATCGCAGTGGAATAGAATGAGAAGTAGGAAGGGGGTTAATCCTAAATGATTGCCTCGATGATGGCTTTTGTGTATGGCCAAAAAGGGTTAACTAGACTCAACATCCGCCCAATAATAGATTAAACCGAGTGTTAAAGCGTGAGCAGCCAAACTAATGGGAGTCTGCTTAAAGCTCTCGCGgttaaattaagtatacgcacaaCGTTTGGCAGGGCCTGAAGgtaaaaatggaaatattattttaaagacGTGtggtatttaaattgattgaatagtaaatataataataatttgaatgaGCTCAGAATATTATTGATgcagtaaaaataataagtttgtgcataattattaattgtacTAAGTTTCTAGTATAATAAACgcaataataattcaatgtACAgacaatatgaaatataaattgatattaGGAAATTGAATAATGCTTAGAGATTTTGAAATTGTATGGAAGATAGGACTAtataattataccaaatatagccgttgtatatgtttgtatattttaaaatgaataccgcactgttttggttttattgaaaatgtgtaacgggtatctcacaatcaAGAACAGTCGACttaagctttcttacttatttcaGTACTCACtcctaattaaataaaaattactacaattgaaataaaaatgaataacacGAACATTATTTAGTAAGGTTTTATTCATATGTTCTTTCAGTTAATGTCCAATAAAATGATGTCTGCTTTTTTACTAAGCGTTTGTTAAAATGTCCATTGAGTTAAAGCCTAATACGAATAGTTGAGTACATCTGAAATTTCTAATTACATTATAATGATTTAGCTGCACACTAACTCAGTACGCGGTGCGCATCTTATCCAAAAAGCTGTCAATGAATTCTAAACTTCGAGTATTGACTTGTTTTGCTTCGTTGATGCTTTGCTCAAAGTTCTTCTCATCACCCATGCGCTTATAAGCGAGAGCTCTGTAAAGAAAAGCTCGCAGATATCTCGGATCTAGTTTGGTTAGAATATGattgcattcgatgattgcCATTTTAAAGTTGCGTAGTCTGCAGACAATATGctgaatgaatttaatatttaatttaatttaatttctcacTCACTTGATGTAGCAGCAAGCACGATTTATGTAGAGAACTGGTGTATCTTTAATATATTCCAGACCTTTGGTATACATCTCGATGGCATGATTAAACTGATCCTTGCGATAAGAAACGTTGCCCAGTCTAAAGAAAATCaattgattattataattgatatttttaacttatttcACCTCCGAAAATTTAATGCAACACGTTCGCGTTCCTTGCGTGCAACGACTCGCTGCTCTTGGGTTTGCTCAATTTGCCGCATGAACGTGAATTGATTTGTGTTTGTGGCTGACTGTATTTTTGATCTAGTTTTTCTTGTCGATCTGCGTCCCATCCTTTGTCCACCACGTGACGAGATATAAAAGTTCTCATCGGTGACATTGTCGCTAGGATCAACAACAGGTTGCTGCACAATCTTTTTGCCTTCGCGTTTGCTAACGAAtcataattaatgaaatagtTGTTACTTTTTTAAGCACTTACTCCTCCATTTTATTGGCATTGACCATCAAGTCCATAAACTGCAACAGATCCACAACTTTTGAGGGTTCCTTGAGGAAATTTTCATTGGATTCCGGGTGATTAAAGTCTTCCATTGTCTTGtgtatatgtttgtattttaagtttatattttattttatttttattgtgtttatgttgttatgtattgtttttgttgtagtttcaTTATGTGAAGTATTTCATGTTAAAAGAAAGAACTTTTTTGACAATTGTTTCAAGTTGTCTTTAAAGTTAAATGGAAGCGAATTGCAAACATACCTATTTAATAAGCCGTCGATTAACCCTTTATCTCTTTAGCTGCCTCATTTGCCATGATGATCAACTTGCTGTCCGTCTGGCGTACTTACCACTTGCCATAAGcgcaatttttatacccagTTCGGATTGGAAAAGAAGGTATACATAATGtataaaaagtaagaaaaataattagaaaataacatattgaatatttattaacggTGTTAGTAGTaaattcaattctatttaGATTTATAAGTTTCATCAGATTGTTCTTTTTGTCTGCCATAATTATAATCACATTTTAATCAATCATATTagaaagaataataattttatgagAATCAGCTTATTCAATACCATATAATGTCTCACATAGTATGTTAAAGTCGAGTAGTTTCGACTTTATCGCTTCtccttattttattttaatttgaattaaaaatgcatcACTGAGCCGAGTTTAATGCACGCAATTAAAAAAGCAAGTCAGGAAATTGCAttcaatgcatttaaaattcgccGAGAAAATCAGAAAAGCGAATGAGCGAAATCAATGAGCGATggcaaattacaaattgcggtgacaacaacaacaacaacggcaacaaacaGAACCgacagcaataaaaacaacatcaGCTGTGAATGTTgtagaaaatgcaaataaaagaaCTTGCAACGAATCAAACTAATGTGCATTTGTCAACAAGACACCCTTCAGCTTCCCCCCTtgacacccacacacacacacacaactaactacatatgtgtgtgcgggAGTCTGTGTAAAGTTGACGCTTAAAAGTTTTGCACACTAATCGCTAATTGCTTTAAAAGACAGTGTTTGGTGGGCCACAGGGTGGTTCAGGCGATGCTGGAAAGGAAGCTGATGGAGAAGGGGAAAAGGAGGAGAGGAGTGCCAGCTTGTGTTGTCACTGTAATTGTCGCTCTTTAAAATCacaatttgcaatgcaaatgtaCGCATTAGTTCGAGTAGCAAAAAACTAACAGCAGACACCCGACGACAGATGGCGCCAGCTCGATAGCAATCATCGATAATAAGCCAATATTACATCGGTTATTTTACAAGCGCTATTCAAAGCGTAGCAAATgcttattttcaaaaattattattatttattatatattaggttcaatatatgtatgttatatattattatgaatatatatatatattatatattatcttCTATATATTTGCTTTAGCTGGCTTGCTagtgctgctgcagttgctccttGTACTGCCTATTCAGCGACTGCATCTTCGAGCTGTGCGTGCTCTCGACGCACTTTAAGTAATTCTCACGCACAAACTGCTTGAAGGGCGTAACCAGACGATCGGTTAAGGATAAAGCATGCACCTCCTCCGCATTAAACTTCTCCACATTCACCTCGAATTGACAATAGTGGCAACGCAGCTGTTGCTCTTCATCTTCGAATTTGATGATGCCATGCGAGCGTCGACGGCACAGCAGACAGGTGTACTTGAACTTGGCATTGCAATCATCAATCTGTGGCAGCTCCGGAATCACCGATTTGGCACGATAAGCCCTGCATCAAAATTAAAGCGTGCTAAACACTGCTAAGGATTGTTTTATGTCTCCCACTTACCACTTGCGACAGTGATCGCCATGTCCTGTCTCGCCGTGGTATACAAAGGCAGCAGCATGACACATCTCGTGTAACAGCACCTTCACCAGCATGATCGGCTGCTTCATATGCTTCCAAAGAACGATGCGTGAGGTGCGCTGGCCATCACCTTCAATGGAATGCACAATTGCGCTCGGTGTGTTCATGCAACTCTTCCATGTAATTATGCGGCGCAGACCGCAATGGAAGATGCTGTGATTGAGCACATTGAACAGTGTCTTGGCCAGCCCTGCTTTCGACGATTCAAAGTCACGCTTGCGATAGTAGACAGCGAGTGGATGACACATGTTAAAAGGCGTCTCAGCTGCAAAATAGAAAAGAGGAATTACATTAGGTTTAAGAGACTGCAAAATGTTCCAGACTAAAAAAACGGTTGAAAAGTCAACTCACGACGTAGTGAATCCACAAAGTTGTAGAAACCCTCATAACGTTCTAGCAAATTGGTGGTCTCCTTGTGCTGCTGACAATTGACCGCACGCACCTCCTCGCTGGGTAGACCACTCAGATCAATAGGTTTCTTAATGTGCTGCGGCGTTTGACTCTCAAAGTAATTGGCATTCGTGCGTTGCACAATATCATCGAGGAtcagcattttcatttcattagtTAGCTTCGCATCCAGGGATTTTACTATCGGCGTCGATGTTGCCGCCGCCACTTGGGCTTTTGGTTCTTTGACAGCAATGTGCGCATTGTGTGCTGCCCAGAGGCGTGAGCTTGGAGGTGTATCCTCATCCATGTGATTGTCCTCGAACTCATAGTTGGCCATGGGATTGAAGAGACGCCGCTGTGCCGGTCGTAAACCCAAAAACTTGTCCAAACGCATTTTCAATTCGCTATCGCATTCAACGGCAGTAGCATCAGCAGTTGGCTCGCTGCTGACAATGGCTACCGGCTGCTGCAAATCCACATAGATGAGTGCGGCATCAGCGTTGTCCGTCATGGAGAAGCTggcaatgctgctgctgttggagtCGCTACTCAGCAGTGCGGAGACGCGACGTTTGCGTGTGGGCTTCTTACGGACTTTTAACACATAatcctcatcgtcgtcgtcatcatcatcaacctCGAGGTGAGCTTTGTCGACCTTGTGATCGATGCGTTGACGCAAAACGCGTCCACTGCGCGTGTTTATTACTTTGGGTGCATCCAACGGCGTCTCTTTTAGAAGACTCAGTTCTAGCGCTGCGGGCAAACAGAAATTTAAAGAAGTTTGTTTGGTATGTCAACTGCTTACTCACATGGCTCCTTTGCCTTAATCTTCTCGCTACCGCTGGAGAAGGAATCGGTTTTGCGACTAATTGGTGCGCTCATAAACTTTTCCATCATGCTGTCATCACCTAAAAAAGATCGAACTATTgatcatttgtttttatattattttcatgtGTATGCAATTTACTTAGCTTCTCAACATCAATGTAAGAATCGTCATGAGTGTCGACTTCGATGTTGCAGTCGATGTCTCCTTTGCCTTGATCACATGGCTCGCCACCGCTCAAGAATGATTCGAATTTGAGTTTAAATGCACTCACAAACTTTTCCATACTGCTGTCATCACCTGAACAAGATCGGACTAATgatcatttgtttttatgttattttcacaTGTATGCAATTTACTTAgctcctcatcatcatcaatgtAAGAATCGTTCTCGCTTTCGGTTTCGAGTATTGCCGAAGCCTTGCAaatgtcgttgttgtcgtcgctaTCTGTGTCTAAATCCGATGGATTAATGTAGCTGACAATTGACGAAGTTTCCGATGTATCCGAAACGGATACGGATTCCGCATCGCCTGCCGCTCTTTGAGGCATTCTGCCCATGAGATTTTCGTGAGTGTCGACATCGATGTTGCTGTCAATGTCTCCTTTGCCTTGGTCACCTGACTCCGTTGCCTTGGACTTCTCGCTACCGCTAGAGAATAATTCGATTTTGAGTTTAATTGCTGCACTCTCAAAATTTTTCATCATGCTGTCATCACCTGAAAAAGATCGAACTAAtgatcatttgtttttttgttattttcataTGTATGCAATTTACTTAGCTTCTCAACATCAACGTAAGAATCGTTCTCTCTTTCGGATTCGGGTATTATCGAAGCCTTGGAAATGTCTGATGTATCCGCAACGATAATAACGTCTGAGTCGAAGACATCACCATTGTCGCCATCATTGTCATGAGTGTCGATGTCTCCTTTGCCTTGATCACATGACTCGTTACCGCTCAAGAATGATTCGAATTTGAGTTTAAATGCACTCACAAACTTTTCCATACTGCTGTCATCACCTGAACAAGATCGGACTAATgatcatttgtttttatgctatttttatatgtatgcaatTTACTTAgctcctcatcatcatcaatgtAAGAATCGTTCTCGCTTTCGGTTTCGAGTATTGCCGAAGCCTTGCAaatgtcgttgttgtcgtcgctaTCTGTGTCTAAATCCGATGGATTAATGTAGCTGACAATTGACGAAGTTTCCGATGTATACGAAACGGATACGGATTCCGCATCGGCTGCTGCTCTTTGGGGCATTCTCCCCGTGAGATTTTCTTTAGTGTCGACATCGATGTTGCTGTCAATGTCTCCTTTGCCTTGGTCACCTGACTCCGTTGCCTTGGACTTCTCGCTACCGCTGGagaataattcaattttgagTTTAATTGCTGCACTCTCAAAATTTTCCATCATGCTGTCATCACCTGAAAAAGATCGAAATAATGATCATTTGtctttatgttattttc includes the following:
- the LOC132785537 gene encoding tetratricopeptide repeat protein 12 isoform X2, with product MEDFNHPESNENFLKEPSKVVDLLQFMDLMVNANKMEDKREGKKIVQQPVVDPSDNVTDENFYISSRGGQRMGRRSTRKTRSKIQSATNTNQFTFMRQIEQTQEQRVVARKERERVALNFRRLGNVSYRKDQFNHAIEMYTKGLEYIKDTPVLYINRACCYIKALAYKRMGDEKNFEQSINEAKQVNTRSLEFIDSFLDKMRTAY
- the LOC132786522 gene encoding dentin sialophosphoprotein-like isoform X2 — its product is MSNILNSQSLLDAFQSIDITDELNECTTSSTKSILQQQQQDAKNGNNSNDIDCNIEVDTHDNLTCRMPQRAADDADNGDDSDSDVIIVSDTSETSSIVSYINPSDLSSDSDDNNDICKASAILETESENDSYIDDDEELSDDSSMEKFVSAFKLKFESFLSGNESCDQGKGDIDTQDNLTCRMPQRAADDGDNGDVFDSDVIIVADTSGISKASTIPESERENDSYIDVEKLSDDSMMENFESAAIKLKIELFSSGSEKSKATESGDQGKGDIDSNIDVDTKENLTGRMPQRAAADAESVSVSYTSETSSIVSYINPSDLDTDSDDNNDICKASAILETESENDSYIDDDEELSDDSSMEKFVSAFKLKFESFLSGNESCDQGKGDIDTHDNDGDNGDVFDSDVIIVADTSDISKASIIPESERENDSYVDVEKLSDDSMMKNFESAAIKLKIELFSSGSEKSKATESGDQGKGDIDSNIDVDTHENLMGRMPQRAAGDAESVSVSDTSETSSIVSYINPSDLDTDSDDNNDICKASAILETESENDSYIDDDEELSDDSSMEKFVSAFKLKFESFLSGGEPCDQGKGDIDCNIEVDTHDDSYIDVEKLSDDSMMEKFMSAPISRKTDSFSSGSEKIKAKEPSLELSLLKETPLDAPKVINTRSGRVLRQRIDHKVDKAHLEVDDDDDDDEDYVLKVRKKPTRKRRVSALLSSDSNSSSIASFSMTDNADAALIYVDLQQPVAIVSSEPTADATAVECDSELKMRLDKFLGLRPAQRRLFNPMANYEFEDNHMDEDTPPSSRLWAAHNAHIAVKEPKAQVAAATSTPIVKSLDAKLTNEMKMLILDDIVQRTNANYFESQTPQHIKKPIDLSGLPSEEVRAVNCQQHKETTNLLERYEGFYNFVDSLRPETPFNMCHPLAVYYRKRDFESSKAGLAKTLFNVLNHSIFHCGLRRIITWKSCMNTPSAIVHSIEGDGQRTSRIVLWKHMKQPIMLVKVLLHEMCHAAAFVYHGETGHGDHCRKWAYRAKSVIPELPQIDDCNAKFKYTCLLCRRRSHGIIKFEDEEQQLRCHYCQFEVNVEKFNAEEVHALSLTDRLVTPFKQFVRENYLKCVESTHSSKMQSLNRQYKEQLQQH
- the LOC132786522 gene encoding dentin sialophosphoprotein-like isoform X1; protein product: MSNILNSQSLLDAFQSIDITDELNECTTSSTKSILRHQQQQQQQDAKNGNNSNDIDCNIEVDTHDNLTCRMPQRAADDADNGDDSDSDVIIVSDTSETSSIVSYINPSDLSSDSDDNNDICKASAILETESENDSYIDDDEELSDDSSMEKFVSAFKLKFESFLSGNESCDQGKGDIDTQDNLTCRMPQRAADDGDNGDVFDSDVIIVADTSGISKASTIPESERENDSYIDVEKLSDDSMMENFESAAIKLKIELFSSGSEKSKATESGDQGKGDIDSNIDVDTKENLTGRMPQRAAADAESVSVSYTSETSSIVSYINPSDLDTDSDDNNDICKASAILETESENDSYIDDDEELSDDSSMEKFVSAFKLKFESFLSGNESCDQGKGDIDTHDNDGDNGDVFDSDVIIVADTSDISKASIIPESERENDSYVDVEKLSDDSMMKNFESAAIKLKIELFSSGSEKSKATESGDQGKGDIDSNIDVDTHENLMGRMPQRAAGDAESVSVSDTSETSSIVSYINPSDLDTDSDDNNDICKASAILETESENDSYIDDDEELSDDSSMEKFVSAFKLKFESFLSGGEPCDQGKGDIDCNIEVDTHDDSYIDVEKLSDDSMMEKFMSAPISRKTDSFSSGSEKIKAKEPSLELSLLKETPLDAPKVINTRSGRVLRQRIDHKVDKAHLEVDDDDDDDEDYVLKVRKKPTRKRRVSALLSSDSNSSSIASFSMTDNADAALIYVDLQQPVAIVSSEPTADATAVECDSELKMRLDKFLGLRPAQRRLFNPMANYEFEDNHMDEDTPPSSRLWAAHNAHIAVKEPKAQVAAATSTPIVKSLDAKLTNEMKMLILDDIVQRTNANYFESQTPQHIKKPIDLSGLPSEEVRAVNCQQHKETTNLLERYEGFYNFVDSLRPETPFNMCHPLAVYYRKRDFESSKAGLAKTLFNVLNHSIFHCGLRRIITWKSCMNTPSAIVHSIEGDGQRTSRIVLWKHMKQPIMLVKVLLHEMCHAAAFVYHGETGHGDHCRKWAYRAKSVIPELPQIDDCNAKFKYTCLLCRRRSHGIIKFEDEEQQLRCHYCQFEVNVEKFNAEEVHALSLTDRLVTPFKQFVRENYLKCVESTHSSKMQSLNRQYKEQLQQH
- the LOC132785537 gene encoding tetratricopeptide repeat protein 12 isoform X1, with protein sequence MEDFNHPESNENFLKEPSKVVDLLQFMDLMVNANKMEDKREGKKIVQQPVVDPSDNVTDENFYISSRGGQRMGRRSTRKTRSKIQSATNTNQFTFMRQIEQTQEQRVVARKERERVALNFRRLGNVSYRKDQFNHAIEMYTKGLEYIKDTPVLYINRACCYIKLRNFKMAIIECNHILTKLDPRYLRAFLYRALAYKRMGDEKNFEQSINEAKQVNTRSLEFIDSFLDKMRTAY